In Salminus brasiliensis unplaced genomic scaffold, fSalBra1.hap2 scaffold_110, whole genome shotgun sequence, one DNA window encodes the following:
- the LOC140548795 gene encoding uncharacterized protein isoform X2: protein MIKKMSPSENDFDIPAKNCYRMVILGSTKVGKSAIVSRFLTGRFEEQYTPTIEDFHRKLYSIRGDVYQLDILDTSGNHPFPAMRRLSILTDLRDQVVPEKQDQGERGRAAGRLRQQGRPRVLAGGAARGDRAAGGRGRAVCLLRDLGQAQHQRGPHVPGALHHGQAAQRDEPGPAPQGVAAVLRRAAPQVVPQQEAEGRRGVRGGGAVCAPPQRAQRPDVHKGEGRRRRSGQGQGEMRGQLKTVPGNRRHHGRHG, encoded by the exons ATGATCAAGAAAATGTCACCCTCGGAGAACGACTTTGACATCCCGGCCAAGAACTGTTACAGGATGGTGATTCTGGGCTCCACCAAAGTCGGGAAGTCTGCGATTGTGTCCCGGTTCCTCACCGGCAGGTTCGAGGAGCAGTACACGCCGACCATCGAGGACTTTCACAGGAAGCTCTACAGCATCAGGGGAGACGTGTACCAGCTGGACATTCTGGACACTTCAGGGAACCATCCGTTCCCCGCCATGAGGAGGCTGTCCATACTCACAG ATCTACGAGACCAAGTCGTGCCTGAAAAACAAGACCAAGGAGAACGTGGACGTGCCGCTGGTCGTCTGCGGCAACAAGGGCGACCGCGAGTTCTCGCGGGAGGTGCAGCGCGAGGAGATCGAGCAGCTGGTGGCCGGGGACGAGCAGTGTGCCTACTTCGAGATCTCGGCCAAGCGCAACACCAACGTGGACCGCATGTTCCAGGCGCTCTTCACCATGGCCAAGCTGCCCAACGAGATGAGCCCGGACCTGCACCGCAAGGTGTCGCTGCAGTACTGCGACGTGCTGCACCGCAAGTCGTTCCGCAGCAAGAAGCCGAAGGACGGCGCGGCGTACGGGGTGGTGGCGCCGTTTGCGCGCCGCCCCAGCGTGCACAGCGACCTGATGTACATAAAGGAGAAGGCCGTCGGCGGCGGTCAGGGCAAGGACAAGGAGAGATGCGTGGTCAGCTAAAGACTGTCCCTGGAAACCGCCGCCACCACGGCCGGCACGGTTGA
- the LOC140548795 gene encoding dexamethasone-induced Ras-related protein 1-like isoform X1: protein MIKKMSPSENDFDIPAKNCYRMVILGSTKVGKSAIVSRFLTGRFEEQYTPTIEDFHRKLYSIRGDVYQLDILDTSGNHPFPAMRRLSILTGDVFLLVFSLDNRESFREVQRLKQQIYETKSCLKNKTKENVDVPLVVCGNKGDREFSREVQREEIEQLVAGDEQCAYFEISAKRNTNVDRMFQALFTMAKLPNEMSPDLHRKVSLQYCDVLHRKSFRSKKPKDGAAYGVVAPFARRPSVHSDLMYIKEKAVGGGQGKDKERCVVS, encoded by the exons ATGATCAAGAAAATGTCACCCTCGGAGAACGACTTTGACATCCCGGCCAAGAACTGTTACAGGATGGTGATTCTGGGCTCCACCAAAGTCGGGAAGTCTGCGATTGTGTCCCGGTTCCTCACCGGCAGGTTCGAGGAGCAGTACACGCCGACCATCGAGGACTTTCACAGGAAGCTCTACAGCATCAGGGGAGACGTGTACCAGCTGGACATTCTGGACACTTCAGGGAACCATCCGTTCCCCGCCATGAGGAGGCTGTCCATACTCACAG GTGACGTCTTCCTCCTGGTGTTCAGCCTGGACAACCGAGAGTCCTTTCGGGAAGTGCAGCGCCTCAAGCAGCAGATCTACGAGACCAAGTCGTGCCTGAAAAACAAGACCAAGGAGAACGTGGACGTGCCGCTGGTCGTCTGCGGCAACAAGGGCGACCGCGAGTTCTCGCGGGAGGTGCAGCGCGAGGAGATCGAGCAGCTGGTGGCCGGGGACGAGCAGTGTGCCTACTTCGAGATCTCGGCCAAGCGCAACACCAACGTGGACCGCATGTTCCAGGCGCTCTTCACCATGGCCAAGCTGCCCAACGAGATGAGCCCGGACCTGCACCGCAAGGTGTCGCTGCAGTACTGCGACGTGCTGCACCGCAAGTCGTTCCGCAGCAAGAAGCCGAAGGACGGCGCGGCGTACGGGGTGGTGGCGCCGTTTGCGCGCCGCCCCAGCGTGCACAGCGACCTGATGTACATAAAGGAGAAGGCCGTCGGCGGCGGTCAGGGCAAGGACAAGGAGAGATGCGTGGTCAGCTAA